The stretch of DNA GACTACCACTTCTTACGCGATCAGCTCCACCGCGACGAGCAGTTCGCCTGCGACGTGCTGTTGCAATCGGCCGCCGGCGCCGTGACGCAGGATGCCGGCAAGGTGCTCACGTCGCTCCCCGCAACGGCGGACGAGTGGGAGGCTTACGACGTGCTGGTGGCGATCGACTTCGACTGGCGCCAAGTGGACGCGTCAACGACCGCGGCGCTCGCCGAATGGGTCTCGAGCCGGGGCGGCGGCCTGGCGTTTGTCGCCGGCAACGTCTCGACCCCGGGCGCGGTGCGCGCCGGGCTCGAGGCGCCGCTAAGGACGCTGCTTCCCGTGACGCTCCGCGATGATCCCCTGGCGATGGGTTCAACCGCCGCCGCGGTTCGGGACGCGCGGCCCGTGGTGCTTTCGACCGCGGGCGAGTCGCTCGACTGGCTCAATCTCCGCCTCGCCGGCGACCGGACGACCAGCGTCTGGCGCACGCTCGATGGCTTTTACGCGACGACCTTGCCGGCCGAGCCCAAGCCCGGCGCCGCGGTGTTGGCGACGCTCGGCGAAGGGGCGACGCAATCGCCGCTGTTGGTTGAGCAGCTCTACGGCGCCGGCCGCGTCGATTACCTCGCCTCGCCCGAGACGTGGCGGCTGCGGACCGTGGCGCCCGAGTTGTTCACCGAGCTGTACGTCGGCTGGCTGCGGAGCCTCACGCAGGGGCGGCTGCTGGGCGCCGCCGCGGAGGGGAGCTTGCTGTTCGATCGTCGCCGCTACGACTTGGGAGAGTTGATGACGCTGCGTTACGTCGCCCGCGACCCGTCCGTCGCGATCACGCCGACGGCGCGCGTCGCCGGCGCCGCGGGGGCGCCGAGCGAGGTCACACTTGTGCCCGTGGAAGGCCAGCCGGGCGTTTACGCCGCGACCGTCAAGGCGAGCGACACCGGCCGCTGGACGGCGACGCTCGAGGTCGCCGGCGGCGAGCGGCTGACCGCGACCGCCGAGGCGTCGTTGCCGGCGTTGGAGAACGAGACCCGGGTGCAGAACGTTGCGCTGCTGCGCGACCTCGCCGAGCAGAGCGGCGGGCGCTACGTCGATCTGGCGGACCCGCAGGCGAGCGCGGCGCTCGCCGAGATCATCGAAGCGACGCCGTCGCTGGCGGAGACGACGATCGACCTCGGCCCGCCCGACGAAGGGTTCGCCGAGCGTTTGAGCCGGTGGTCGCTCGGCGTGATGGCGGGCGCGTTGCTGTTAGAGTGGTTGCTGCGGCGCGCGTGGCGCCTCGCCTGAGACACGAGCCGGATTGCTTTGACTAACGAACCGCCTATCCCCGAACGCCCCCCCGGCGCCGCCGTTGACGCGCTGTTGGTGCGGCTGCGCAACGAGCTGCACGGCGCCATCTCCGGTCGCATCGGCTGGCTGGTGCTGGCTGCGCTCGTGCTGTTGGGGTGGCTGTTTCTGATCGCCGACCGCTGGATGGAGCCCTCGGCGAACGTCCGCCTGGCGGTCGAGATGACGCTGCTCGCGCTAGGTCTGGGTTGGCTGGTCGCTGTCGCCGCGCCGAGGCTGACGCGTTTGATCACCGATCGCGAAGTGGTCACGCTGCTGCATCGCAAGCACCCGCGCGAGGCCGACCTGATCGCAACGGCGCTCGACGTGCGGCGCCACGAGCGCCACCACTCGGTGCTGTGCGAGTCGACGATCCAAGACGCCGACGCGGCCGCCCGAACGTTGGGTGACGTGGCGCTGGTGAGCCCGCCGGCTTCGTCGGCGGTGACTTGGTTTGCGATCGCCGGCGCAGTGATCGCGCTGCTAATCGCCGTAGCGCGTCCCGATATGGCGACGAGCTTCGTGCAGCGGGTCGCGTTGTCCGAGGCGACGTGGCCACGACGGGTCGAGCTCATCGCGGAGGGGTTCTCGCACGACAAGCCGACGGGGGAATGGACAAAGGTCGTCGCCCGCGGCGAGCCGGCGGAGTTTGAGGTGATCGCCAAAGTCGATGGCGCCGACGCTCCCCCCGAGACGCTGTGGGCCCGCGGCGGTCGGCGGGGCGGGCGGCAGACGCTCACGACACTGACGCGCGTCGGCGCCCCGGTGCGGGACCGCACGATCCAGCAGCGATATCGGCGCCGCGTCGAGCGCGTCGATAGCGATGTGGCGCTGACGATCCGCGGCGGCGACGGACGCCTCCGGGTGCGCCTCGTCGCGGCGGACCGTCCGCAACTCACTAACCTCACGGTGCGTTTGGAACCGCCCGCGTATCTCGACGCGCCGCCCACTTCGAGCCAAGCGACTACCCTGCGGCCGCTCCCCGAAGGGGGCGTGGCGACGATCAACGCCGGCGCGTCGAAAAGGCTCGCCTCCGTTCAAGCGACCTGCCGCGGCGCTGACAACCAAACGCCGCAGGAGCTGACGGCTCAACTAGACGACGACGGCGAACGGGTCTCGATCGCGACGCCGCCGCTCGGCCAGTCGCTCGCGGTGTCGATCGTCGCGACGGCCGCGGACGGGCTGGTGTCGGAGCCGATTGAGTTGCCGATCGAGGTCGCCAAGGACTCGTCGCCCTCGGTGATCCTCACGCTCGACGGCGTCGGCCGCGCCGTCACGCGCGACGCCCGGCTCCCGGTGCGGGTGCGGCTGGAAGACGACCACGGCGTCGCGGACGTGCGGCTCGAGCTGCGGCGCGATGAGGCGACGACCGCCGTGCCGGTCGAGCCGCCAACCGTGTTGCCGAGAACGGTCCGCGGCGAGGCCGACCTGCTGTCGCTCCGCTCGGCCGACCCGGCTCAGCGACTGGTCCTCCAGCCGGGCGACCGTGTCGGGCTCGTCGCGACGGCTACCGATCGCTACGACCTGGCGGAGCGGCCGCGGTCGGAGAGCCGTTCGATCGAGATCGAGGTCGTCACTCCGGCCGAGTTGCTCGCCCGGCTCAGCGACGCGCAGCGCGACCTGCGGGCGTCGCTCGAAGCGCTGCGGACCGACGTCGAACGGCTCGAGTACGAGGTCGATCTGGAAAGCCGGCGACGGGCTGAACCCGAGGAAGCCGTCGCCGAAGAGGCTAGCGACCTGCGCCGCTGGTCGGCGGAGCGGCTGCTGGACGTCCGCAAGGTGTCGGACGGGATCGCCGACGCCGCGACGCGCGCCGATGGCCTCCGTCGGCAAGTGGTGAACAACCGCCTGGAGCAGCCCGACCTGATCGATCGGCTCCAACGCCGCGTCGTGCAGCCGCTGCGGGCGATCGAGGATCGGCACCTGAGGGCCGCCGCCGACGCGATCCGTTCCTCGCCCGACGCCGACTCGCTCGCCGCGGCCCTTGCCGGTGTTCAGACGGCGAAGGGAGAACTCGAGCGGGTGCTGTCGAGCCTCGACACGCAGCAGACGTACAATGAGGTAGTGTCGATGCTCCGCGGCCTGATCCGCGAGCAACAACGCGTCAACGAGAAGACGGCCCGTCAAGAGAGCGACAGCGCGCGGTCGCTGTTTGATTGAGAAACATGACCCACGAAGGCACGAAGGACACAACAGAAGAAATGCGGAGCCCGCGTATCGCACAAATCGACACGAGTTCCATCGATCCATTCGTGTCGATTCGTGCGATACGTGGGCCTTTTCTTCGTGCCCTCGGCGCCTTCGTAGTTCTCTTCGTCTCTTTAGCAATTAGCGGCGCGGCGGAGGTGGCGACGGATCAACGGCAGGTGGGGATTGCTTACGACCGGCTCGAGACCCTTGCGCTGCGGATCGCCGACGCGGTCGAGGAGACCGACGCCGCGCGGGCCGACCAGATCCGCACCGCGATTGGCGAGGCGCGGTCGCTAGGGATCGGCGAGCGGTTCGACAAGGTGGTCGTGCTGCTAGAGCAGGAGCGCTACGCCTCGGCGAGACGTGATCAGACCGAACTGGCGACGCAACTCGAAGAGCTGCTCCGGCTGGTGATGGCCGACCCGAACGCGGCGCGACTCGAAGAGGAACGGAAGCGGCTAGAGATGCTGCGGCGCGAGATCAGGGCGTCGCTCCGTGAGCAGCGCGCGATCCGCAGCCGAACCGAGCGCGGTGAGATCGCGGAGCTCGAAGAGCGCCAGGAGGAACTCGCCGACCGTATCGAGCGATTGCGGGAGCCGGCCGAAGAGACCGACCGCCTCAGCGGCCGCGGCAAGGAATCAGTGGGGAAGAGCGGCGACTCCGATGGCAAGCCGAAGGAGGGCCAACCCGGAGAAGGCCAACCCGGAGAAGGTGAGCCCGGAGAAGCTGAGCCCGAGAACGGCAAGGGCGAGGCGGGCGAGGAGAGCCCTTCGATCGCCGGCCGGATCGAGTCGGCCGGGGAGGCGATGCGCGGCGCGCAGCAGAAGCTCGGCAAGCAGGACCAATCGGCTACCGAGGAGCAGCTTGAGGCCCAGCGCGAGCTCGAAGCGGCCCAGCGTGAGGCCGAGGAGCGGCTCAAGCAACTCCGCGAAGAAGAGCAGCAGCGGAAGCTAGCGTCGCTCGCCGAGCGGTTCCGCCGCATGCACGAGGCCCAGACGGGGCTGGTTGGAGACACCGAGAGCCGCCTCCAGGCGATTGGCGACGATCCCGCCGAAGCGACCTCCCGGGCCGGGCAGCTGGCAGCGGCGAAGCTGGCCGGCCGGCAGGGGGAAGTCGGCGCCCTGGCGGACCAGGCCTTGCGGGTGGTGCGGGCGGACGGCACGTCGCGGGTCTTCGACGACGCCCTCACCCAAGCCCTCGACGACATCCGCTCGGCGGAGGAGCGGCTGCGGGAGGCTCAGGTCGATAGCACGACGCTAGCGATCGAGCAGATGGTCGTCGACGCCCTAGCGGAGATGATCGCCGCGGTGGACGAATCGCTCGACGACCTGGAGAAGAAACAGCAGCAGCCCCCTCAGGGCGCCCCCCAGAGCCCCCAGGGGGGCGACCAGGGCCTCGTCTCGAAGCTAGCCGAGCTGCGGATGATCCGATCGCTCCAGGCCCGCCTGATGCGGCAGACGGAGGTCTGGCGGGCCGCTAGGGAGTCGGGAGAGGCCCCGGCGGACGAAGTGTCGGAGCGGCTGGCCGGGCTGGCGGACGATCAGCGGAAGCTGGCCGCCGCCGCCGAAGCCGTCGCCGGCGGGGCGCCGTGACGTTGCGGCGTTTGCGTCATCGGGCGATAGTGGAAGGTATGGAAACGCCCGTCAAGCAGGACGCAGTCACCCACCGCCCACGCTGGGGCATCCTCGCGGGACTCCCGCTGGCCGCTGCCCTGCTCGTCCATGCCGGCGCGAACGCGGCGGACCTCGATCAGTCGGCCACGCCGTGGCAAGAGACGCCGCCGTACGCCACGGCGGTCGAGGCGGTCAGCGGATGGCTTGAGCGTCAGCCGGGCGGGCCAGCGCTCGCACAGCAGTGGGCCGAGGCGATCGGTGAGACGCCGCAGCCGTCGCGGCTCAGCGTTGAGTTGGTGCGGATCGTCGCGATCGCCGACGGGCAACTGGCGTCGATCGTATCGGAGCCCGACGACACGCCGCCGGAGTGGCTGAAGAAGTCGCTGGGCGACGCCGCACCGTCGCTCCTCCTAGCGATCGCTGACCAACTCGCCGGCGCCGAACGTTACGACGCGTGCCTCGCTTGGACCGAGGGCCTCGATGCCGACGAGGTCTACTCGCCCGCGCTGCTCGATTACCTGAGGGCCGTCGCTGGCCGGATGACGATCGACGACGAACAAGCGGCCGAGTCGCTTAAGCGGTTGCCGGGCGACGAACTCGATTCGCTGGGGCCGGCGCGCGACTGGGTCGTGGCGGCGCTCGGGCGCGAAATGAAAGGGAAACAAGAACCGCTGCCGACCGTCGCCCGCCGCATGAAAGACGTGCAGCGGCGTCTGGCGCTCGAAGAG from Botrimarina mediterranea encodes:
- a CDS encoding coiled-coil domain-containing protein, with product MTHEGTKDTTEEMRSPRIAQIDTSSIDPFVSIRAIRGPFLRALGAFVVLFVSLAISGAAEVATDQRQVGIAYDRLETLALRIADAVEETDAARADQIRTAIGEARSLGIGERFDKVVVLLEQERYASARRDQTELATQLEELLRLVMADPNAARLEEERKRLEMLRREIRASLREQRAIRSRTERGEIAELEERQEELADRIERLREPAEETDRLSGRGKESVGKSGDSDGKPKEGQPGEGQPGEGEPGEAEPENGKGEAGEESPSIAGRIESAGEAMRGAQQKLGKQDQSATEEQLEAQRELEAAQREAEERLKQLREEEQQRKLASLAERFRRMHEAQTGLVGDTESRLQAIGDDPAEATSRAGQLAAAKLAGRQGEVGALADQALRVVRADGTSRVFDDALTQALDDIRSAEERLREAQVDSTTLAIEQMVVDALAEMIAAVDESLDDLEKKQQQPPQGAPQSPQGGDQGLVSKLAELRMIRSLQARLMRQTEVWRAARESGEAPADEVSERLAGLADDQRKLAAAAEAVAGGAP